A window from Bos indicus isolate NIAB-ARS_2022 breed Sahiwal x Tharparkar chromosome 1, NIAB-ARS_B.indTharparkar_mat_pri_1.0, whole genome shotgun sequence encodes these proteins:
- the ECE2 gene encoding endothelin-converting enzyme 2 isoform X6, whose translation MACLGPSAQVPELPEKNCGYREVQYWDQRYQGAADSAPYEWFGDFSCFRDLLEPELRPLDRILVLGCGNSALSYELFLGGFPDVTSVDYSSVVVAAMRARYAHVPTLRWETMDVRALGFPSGSFDVVLEKGTLDALLTGEQDPWTVSSEGVHTVDQVLNEVSRVLVPAGRFISLTSAAPHFRTRHYAQAHYGWSLRHATYGNGFQFHFYLMQKGKELSVAQLAVGAQILSPPRPPTPPCFLQDSDHEDFLSAIQL comes from the exons ATGGCTTGTCTGGGGCCTTCCGCACAGGTGCCGGAGTTACCAGAGAAGAACTGCGGGTACCGCGAGGTCCAGTACTGGGACCAGCGATACCAGGGCGCTGCCGACTCTGCCCCCTACGAGTGGTTCGGAGACTTCTCTTGCTTCCGTGACCTCCTAGAGCCGGAGTTGCGGCCGTTGGACCGTATCCTCGTGCTAG GCTGTGGAAACAGTGCCCTGAGCTACGAGCTAttccttgggggcttccctgatgtgaCCAGTGTGGACTACTCATCAGTAGTGGTGGCTGCCATGAGGGCTCGGTATGCCCATGTGCCCACGCTGCGATGGGAGACCATGGATGTGCgggcactgggcttccctagtggctctttCGACGTGGTGCTTGAGAAGGGCACACTGGATGCCCTGTTGACTGGTGAACAGGATCCCTGGACTGTGTCCTCTGAAGGTGTCCACACTGTGGACCAGGTGCTAAATGAG GTGAGCCGAGTGCTGGTCCCTGCGGGTCGGTTCATCTCATTGACCTCTGCTGCCCCCCACTTTCGGACAAGACACTATGCTCAAGCTCATTATGGCTGGTCCTTGAGGCATGCAACCTATGGCAATGgtttccagtttcatttctacCTTATGCAGAAGGGCAAAGAGCTCAGTGTGGCTCAGCTGGCCGTTGGGGCACAGATCCTCTCACCCCCTagacctcccaccccaccctgcttCCTCCAGGACTCAGATCATGAGGACTTCCTCAGTGCCATTCAGCTGTGA